The following proteins come from a genomic window of Nitrospira sp.:
- a CDS encoding co-chaperone GroES: MGTAEKEKKNIAKGFQPLGERVFVTYTEELDRTAGGIYVPDSAKEKPQRGVVQAVGKKVENVKIGDHVLFDKYSGSKLRIEDEECLILKEEDILGVFTA, encoded by the coding sequence ATGGGTACAGCTGAGAAGGAAAAGAAGAACATTGCCAAGGGGTTTCAGCCTTTGGGTGAACGAGTGTTTGTCACCTACACCGAGGAATTGGATCGGACCGCCGGTGGGATTTATGTGCCGGATTCAGCGAAAGAGAAGCCACAACGAGGCGTGGTCCAGGCAGTCGGAAAGAAAGTGGAGAACGTCAAGATCGGCGATCACGTCCTGTTCGACAAGTATTCTGGCAGCAAGCTTCGGATTGAGGACGAAGAGTGCTTGATCCTCAAGGAAGAAGACATCCTGGGCGTCTTTACGGCTTAA
- a CDS encoding BolA family transcriptional regulator has product MITPDVLTDYVRKSLPDAVVTVTDRTGTMDHLKVVIVSDGFHGKNLLDRHRMIYQALDVPMKDGRIHALELTARTRDEA; this is encoded by the coding sequence GTGATTACCCCAGACGTACTAACTGACTATGTTCGTAAGTCCTTGCCGGATGCCGTGGTGACAGTGACCGACCGTACAGGAACCATGGACCACCTCAAGGTTGTGATTGTCTCAGATGGTTTTCATGGGAAAAACCTCTTAGACCGGCATCGGATGATCTATCAAGCGTTAGACGTGCCGATGAAAGACGGACGAATCCATGCGCTCGAATTAACCGCGCGTACCAGAGATGAGGCTTAG
- a CDS encoding PEGA domain-containing protein, whose protein sequence is MKPLRSYTNSISLPRDPQSTRPWRLCVTMGLLMLSGCGFLLHGEKQDITFDSKPPGVTVTLDNATQFTTPHTIALTRSSNHQALFKKEGYETQRIFIRHEFLIGPAIVGNILPLFPVGLAIDVMTGAAWGFERDYHAVDMTKSRGRP, encoded by the coding sequence ATGAAACCCCTACGATCGTATACCAACAGTATAAGCTTACCACGCGATCCTCAAAGCACCAGGCCATGGAGGCTCTGCGTCACCATGGGCCTGCTCATGCTGTCTGGGTGTGGGTTCTTACTGCACGGCGAAAAGCAGGACATCACGTTCGACTCAAAACCGCCCGGTGTGACGGTGACACTCGACAATGCCACGCAATTCACCACGCCCCACACCATCGCGTTGACCCGATCATCAAATCATCAGGCTCTCTTCAAGAAAGAAGGGTATGAAACGCAACGCATCTTCATCAGACACGAATTCCTTATCGGCCCTGCGATCGTCGGGAATATTCTTCCACTCTTTCCGGTCGGCTTGGCCATCGACGTGATGACAGGGGCCGCATGGGGGTTCGAGCGCGACTACCACGCTGTGGACATGACGAAATCAAGGGGGCGGCCTTGA
- a CDS encoding conjugal transfer protein TraT, which translates to MFLAGCAASQTMISKRNLDVQTKMSETIFLDPVGPEQRVIYIDVRNTSDKDNFDIATPIKDAIAKRGYRVTQDPKEAHYRLQANVLSVAKTDPTAAQQALAGGYGGPLLSAVGGAAAGAAIGGLAGGTYGAVGMGAAAGGLAFAGAELVTGALVKDVLFMVVTDVQVVEKAAEGVIVRQDNQQNLKQGIGGTEQQTSSEVTKHKKYRTRVVSTANKANLDYEEAAPALTQGLTRSLAGLF; encoded by the coding sequence ATGTTCTTGGCCGGCTGCGCGGCCTCGCAGACCATGATCAGCAAACGGAATCTGGATGTCCAAACGAAGATGAGCGAGACAATTTTCTTGGACCCGGTCGGCCCTGAGCAGAGGGTGATTTACATCGATGTTCGGAATACATCCGACAAAGACAATTTTGATATTGCCACCCCAATTAAGGACGCCATTGCCAAGCGGGGCTATCGTGTCACCCAAGATCCGAAAGAAGCCCACTACCGGCTTCAGGCCAATGTGCTGAGCGTTGCCAAGACTGATCCGACTGCGGCACAGCAGGCCTTGGCTGGTGGCTATGGTGGACCACTGCTGTCCGCTGTGGGTGGGGCTGCGGCTGGAGCGGCGATTGGGGGGCTGGCCGGAGGGACCTACGGCGCGGTTGGAATGGGGGCTGCTGCTGGTGGATTGGCATTCGCTGGAGCCGAGCTTGTGACCGGTGCGCTGGTCAAGGATGTGCTCTTTATGGTGGTGACGGACGTCCAGGTTGTCGAGAAGGCAGCCGAAGGGGTGATTGTCCGGCAAGACAACCAGCAAAATTTGAAACAAGGTATCGGAGGTACAGAGCAACAGACCTCTTCTGAAGTCACGAAGCATAAGAAGTATCGCACAAGAGTGGTCAGCACGGCCAATAAGGCGAATCTGGACTATGAAGAAGCTGCACCGGCATTAACCCAGGGTCTCACGCGGTCTTTGGCGGGTTTGTTTTAA
- a CDS encoding sel1 repeat family protein has protein sequence MRAIVPMALAMSMTCLSSGICADYSSGLDAYKAGNYAVAVQEWRALAEGGHAQAQVSLGWLYLNGRGVAQDYGLARKFFEKAAVQGNVEAQYNLARLYYSGQGGRQDYTQACLWYEKAALQGSADAQVNLGTLYSNGLGCQKDDKAAVFWFLLAVKQGHGLAFVKLGSMYEDGRGVTQDYVQAYKWYNLGARQNEKTGEQLRNELTKRMTPAQVDEAQQLTTEWMAEGP, from the coding sequence ATGCGCGCAATAGTCCCGATGGCTCTTGCGATGTCGATGACTTGTCTTTCAAGTGGTATCTGTGCCGACTATTCGTCCGGGTTGGATGCGTACAAAGCTGGGAACTATGCGGTCGCAGTGCAGGAGTGGCGTGCATTAGCTGAAGGGGGTCATGCGCAAGCACAAGTAAGTCTTGGATGGCTGTATCTCAATGGGCGTGGGGTTGCACAGGACTATGGGTTAGCCAGGAAGTTTTTTGAGAAGGCGGCTGTACAAGGAAACGTAGAAGCACAGTATAACCTTGCTCGGCTGTACTATAGTGGGCAGGGTGGAAGGCAGGACTATACCCAAGCCTGTCTGTGGTACGAGAAAGCTGCTCTTCAAGGTAGTGCGGATGCGCAGGTGAATCTGGGGACGCTGTATTCCAATGGTTTAGGATGCCAAAAGGATGATAAAGCAGCAGTCTTCTGGTTTCTGTTGGCTGTGAAACAAGGGCATGGCTTAGCCTTCGTTAAGCTCGGCTCCATGTATGAGGATGGGCGCGGGGTGACGCAAGACTATGTCCAGGCCTATAAATGGTACAACTTGGGAGCAAGACAGAACGAAAAGACGGGGGAGCAGCTTCGTAATGAACTTACAAAACGGATGACACCTGCCCAAGTGGACGAGGCGCAACAGCTAACCACGGAATGGATGGCTGAAGGGCCATAA
- the groL gene encoding chaperonin GroEL: protein MAKQLMYGDAARAAILRGVNQLADAVKATLGPKGRNAILDKKFGAPTITKDGVTVAKEVELKNPYENMGAQLVREVASKTSDIAGDGTTTATVLAQAIFREGAKNITAGANPMEIKRGIDKAVEAITAELKKLSKPCQNKTEISQVGTISANNDKTIGDLIAEAMEKVGKDGVITVEEAKSMTTSLDVVEGMQFDRGYISPYFVTNAERMECSVEEPLILINEKKISSMKDLLPLLEQVAKLGKPLVILAEEVEGEALATLVVNKLRGTLNVVAVKAPGFGDRRKAMLEDIAILTGGQVISEDIGIKLESVKLTDLGRAKRVTIDKDNTTIVEGYGDAKKIEGRVKQIKAQIDETTSDYDREKLQERLAKIVGGVAVINVGAATETEMKEKKARVEDALHATKAAVEEGVVPGGGTAYLRCIKALDGIKDVPAEQKVGLDIVRRSLEEPLRQIAANAGAEASVVVGKVREDKNANGGYNAATDEYVDMIKAGIIDPTKVSRCALQNAASVAGLMLTTEVMITELPEEKKESAGGPGGHNHGGGMEGMY, encoded by the coding sequence ATGGCAAAGCAACTTATGTACGGCGATGCAGCACGAGCGGCCATCCTGAGAGGGGTGAACCAGCTCGCAGACGCCGTGAAAGCAACCCTCGGCCCGAAGGGCCGCAATGCGATTCTCGACAAGAAGTTTGGCGCCCCGACCATCACCAAGGACGGCGTGACGGTGGCCAAGGAAGTCGAGCTGAAGAACCCCTACGAAAACATGGGCGCCCAGCTGGTCCGTGAAGTGGCCAGCAAGACCAGCGATATCGCTGGTGACGGCACCACCACCGCCACCGTGTTGGCCCAGGCTATTTTCCGGGAAGGCGCCAAGAACATCACTGCCGGCGCCAATCCAATGGAAATCAAGCGAGGCATCGACAAGGCCGTCGAAGCCATCACCGCCGAGCTCAAGAAACTCAGCAAGCCTTGTCAGAACAAGACCGAGATCTCACAAGTCGGCACGATTTCTGCCAATAACGACAAGACCATCGGCGATTTGATCGCCGAAGCTATGGAAAAGGTCGGCAAGGACGGCGTCATCACCGTGGAAGAAGCCAAGTCGATGACCACCTCGCTGGACGTGGTCGAGGGCATGCAGTTCGATCGCGGCTACATCTCTCCCTATTTCGTCACCAATGCGGAGCGGATGGAATGTTCCGTGGAGGAACCGCTCATCCTGATCAACGAAAAGAAGATCAGCAGCATGAAAGATCTGTTACCATTGCTCGAGCAAGTGGCCAAGCTGGGTAAGCCACTCGTCATCCTCGCCGAAGAAGTCGAAGGTGAAGCACTGGCCACCCTCGTGGTCAACAAGCTGCGCGGCACCTTGAATGTCGTGGCAGTCAAAGCTCCGGGCTTCGGCGATCGCCGCAAAGCCATGCTGGAGGATATCGCAATCCTCACCGGCGGCCAGGTGATTTCTGAAGACATCGGCATCAAGCTCGAGAGCGTCAAGCTGACCGATCTCGGCCGCGCCAAACGCGTCACGATCGATAAGGACAACACCACGATCGTGGAAGGCTACGGCGATGCCAAGAAGATCGAAGGGCGCGTGAAGCAAATCAAGGCTCAGATCGACGAGACCACATCTGACTACGATCGCGAAAAGCTGCAAGAGCGGCTGGCCAAGATCGTGGGCGGCGTGGCCGTCATCAATGTCGGCGCCGCCACCGAGACCGAGATGAAGGAGAAGAAGGCCCGCGTCGAGGACGCGCTGCATGCCACCAAGGCGGCAGTGGAAGAGGGTGTCGTCCCTGGGGGCGGTACAGCCTACCTCCGCTGCATCAAGGCACTTGATGGGATCAAGGATGTCCCGGCGGAGCAAAAGGTCGGACTCGACATCGTCCGGCGTTCGCTCGAAGAGCCACTCCGACAGATCGCCGCGAATGCCGGCGCAGAAGCCTCGGTCGTCGTCGGCAAGGTTCGGGAAGACAAGAACGCCAACGGTGGCTACAACGCCGCCACGGATGAATATGTCGATATGATCAAGGCTGGCATTATCGACCCGACCAAGGTGTCGCGCTGCGCTCTGCAGAACGCCGCCAGCGTCGCGGGCTTGATGCTCACGACCGAAGTCATGATCACCGAACTCCCCGAAGAGAAGAAGGAATCAGCCGGCGGCCCAGGTGGACACAACCACGGCGGCGGTATGGAAGGGATGTACTAG
- a CDS encoding glutaredoxin yields the protein MADQIEEEIQNEVKAHKILIYGKGTKTMPMCGFTRETMQFFDKYGYPYELIDVLSQPAKREALAKITNWPTLPKVFIDGTFYGDTDVLDPMAAKGEIEPLLKKAFGK from the coding sequence ATGGCCGACCAAATCGAAGAAGAAATCCAAAACGAAGTGAAAGCCCATAAAATTTTGATCTACGGCAAGGGAACGAAGACCATGCCGATGTGCGGGTTCACGAGGGAAACCATGCAGTTTTTCGATAAGTATGGGTACCCGTACGAACTGATCGACGTCCTATCGCAACCGGCGAAACGGGAAGCGCTGGCGAAGATCACCAATTGGCCGACGCTCCCCAAGGTGTTTATCGACGGGACATTCTACGGCGATACCGACGTCCTCGACCCCATGGCCGCTAAGGGCGAGATCGAACCACTGCTGAAAAAAGCTTTCGGGAAGTAA
- a CDS encoding sigma-70 family RNA polymerase sigma factor: MNRHDHSQEEMGDALEPEILEPSDDEIVEAEAAPVVLDIPASDGRQPADTMAVVPVTALQQYLAEVRRYPYLSKEEELQLFQEYHTHGSREAAVKLIMANLRVSVSIAGEYLHTGADHMDLIQEGNVGLMQAIKKFDPSKNVRFYAYAAWWSRAYILRYLLHTFRLVKIGTTQDQRKLFYNLKKEKAKLEREGFAPDTKLLADRLNVRERDVVEMDQRLGNWELSLDQPIGEDQEYTLLDVLPSHQEPADEQLADHQLKTLFRAKLAEFIKTLEERDEDILRNRILSDQPLTLDDLGDKYGITKERTRQLEARIIKRLRDYIKKDIKDFDRLRV; this comes from the coding sequence ATGAACCGTCATGACCATTCACAGGAGGAAATGGGCGACGCCCTAGAACCAGAAATCCTCGAACCCTCCGATGATGAGATCGTCGAGGCCGAAGCTGCACCGGTGGTATTGGATATCCCAGCCTCTGATGGACGGCAGCCCGCTGACACCATGGCCGTGGTGCCGGTCACGGCCTTACAGCAGTACCTTGCCGAAGTCCGCCGATACCCCTATCTGTCAAAGGAAGAGGAACTTCAGCTTTTCCAGGAGTATCACACCCACGGCAGCCGTGAAGCAGCCGTCAAGCTCATCATGGCGAACCTGCGCGTGTCGGTCTCGATTGCCGGCGAGTACCTCCATACCGGGGCTGACCACATGGATTTGATTCAAGAAGGCAACGTCGGCCTGATGCAAGCCATCAAGAAATTCGACCCTTCGAAAAACGTGCGCTTCTATGCCTACGCCGCCTGGTGGTCACGGGCCTATATTCTCCGGTACCTCCTGCACACTTTTCGACTCGTCAAGATCGGGACCACGCAGGATCAGCGAAAGCTGTTCTATAACCTCAAAAAGGAAAAGGCGAAGCTCGAGCGGGAGGGCTTCGCGCCAGACACGAAATTACTCGCGGATCGTCTGAATGTGCGTGAGCGCGATGTGGTTGAAATGGATCAGCGCCTGGGCAACTGGGAGCTCTCACTCGACCAGCCGATCGGTGAAGACCAGGAATATACCCTGTTGGACGTCTTGCCCTCCCATCAAGAACCGGCAGACGAACAACTCGCCGATCATCAGCTGAAGACCCTCTTCAGGGCCAAGCTTGCCGAGTTCATCAAGACCCTGGAAGAACGAGACGAAGATATTCTCAGAAATCGCATTCTGTCCGACCAGCCCCTAACCTTGGATGATCTGGGCGACAAATACGGGATTACCAAGGAGCGGACCCGTCAACTGGAAGCTCGCATCATCAAACGCCTCCGTGACTACATCAAAAAAGACATTAAAGATTTTGATCGCTTGCGGGTATGA
- a CDS encoding carboxypeptidase regulatory-like domain-containing protein, translated as MMRAVCWLTGVPSRSNYASSVWRPILALLCLMTISACGDSSPVSPPTPVSTGTVTGRVIASDGTGAIPNATIEIGTVRTTSGADGSYTLSVPVADRTVVHADASGFAESFRISRVTAGQNTPLTVQLVRVGFTQNVPTASGGTITDTNSSAQIVLPANGLVPSTGAPAANVAVSVTPINVSTTTSDMPGDFTASASGSITQIESFGAMLIDVRDSNNVRYSLTPGSTATIRIPVSTRSSNVPATIPLFYFDGSTGRWIQDGQATLVVNASIRYYEGTVSRLGYWNADLVTETIVVTGCVRNASGQPVPNALVESEGKTYSGSSRAYTTTDGSFQIPIRKDGEATITALAGTQLTNTATAGLAATNIVLDPCLVTTTSTDGFSIKLTWGASPNDLDSYLFVPNHYRISFRNSELGSLTELPFAQLDIDDQSSFGPEVVTITKLMQGTYTYAVHNYSRSQNSGAPGITESPGRVELSQNGNASVFAPPAGEGSKLWWHVFNIVVDAQCNVSVTPVNAWLDQAPALSAAGTPTFCTVN; from the coding sequence ATGATGAGAGCTGTGTGTTGGTTGACGGGTGTCCCGTCTCGGTCAAACTACGCATCCTCGGTGTGGCGCCCGATCCTTGCGCTCCTGTGTCTCATGACTATTTCGGCTTGCGGCGATAGCAGCCCTGTGTCCCCTCCCACTCCGGTCTCAACGGGCACGGTGACAGGCCGAGTGATTGCGTCGGACGGGACCGGAGCCATTCCGAATGCGACGATCGAGATTGGAACGGTGCGGACGACATCAGGAGCAGATGGCAGCTATACCCTGTCTGTCCCAGTGGCTGATCGAACAGTGGTGCATGCGGATGCCAGTGGGTTTGCGGAGAGCTTTCGCATTTCCCGCGTGACGGCTGGACAGAACACACCGCTCACCGTACAACTTGTGAGGGTTGGCTTTACCCAGAACGTACCTACTGCGTCCGGAGGTACGATAACTGATACCAACTCTTCGGCTCAAATCGTACTGCCAGCCAACGGACTCGTTCCGAGCACGGGGGCTCCGGCAGCTAACGTCGCGGTTTCAGTCACACCCATCAATGTGTCGACTACGACGAGTGATATGCCTGGAGACTTCACCGCTTCCGCCAGTGGGAGTATTACTCAGATTGAGAGCTTCGGGGCAATGCTGATCGATGTTCGTGACAGCAACAACGTGCGGTACAGTTTAACCCCCGGGAGCACCGCCACCATCCGTATCCCGGTCAGCACGCGATCTAGTAATGTGCCTGCGACGATTCCGCTCTTCTATTTTGACGGCTCGACAGGGCGCTGGATACAAGATGGCCAGGCGACACTCGTCGTGAATGCGTCCATTCGCTACTACGAAGGCACCGTGTCTCGGCTCGGCTACTGGAATGCCGATCTTGTGACGGAGACCATCGTCGTGACCGGCTGTGTGAGAAATGCCTCGGGCCAGCCTGTGCCCAATGCGCTTGTCGAGAGCGAGGGTAAAACCTATTCAGGTTCTTCACGAGCCTATACGACCACAGACGGCTCGTTTCAGATTCCGATCCGCAAGGACGGCGAGGCCACGATTACCGCACTTGCCGGTACCCAATTGACTAACACAGCGACCGCTGGCCTCGCGGCAACGAACATTGTCCTAGACCCATGTCTTGTCACAACTACCAGCACCGACGGTTTCAGTATCAAGTTGACCTGGGGTGCGAGTCCCAATGATCTGGATTCTTATCTATTTGTCCCCAACCACTATCGCATCAGTTTCAGGAACAGCGAGCTCGGTTCCTTGACCGAGCTGCCTTTTGCGCAGCTCGACATCGATGATCAGAGCAGCTTCGGTCCCGAGGTCGTGACGATCACCAAGTTGATGCAAGGGACCTACACCTATGCCGTGCACAACTACAGTAGATCGCAGAATTCCGGGGCTCCGGGCATTACAGAGTCACCAGGTCGCGTGGAACTCAGCCAGAATGGAAATGCCAGTGTCTTTGCCCCGCCTGCTGGCGAAGGCTCTAAGCTCTGGTGGCATGTCTTCAATATTGTGGTGGACGCACAATGTAACGTGTCGGTGACGCCCGTGAATGCGTGGCTGGATCAGGCACCGGCTCTATCTGCCGCCGGTACGCCGACTTTCTGTACGGTCAATTAG
- a CDS encoding transcriptional regulator — translation MSALVLLGGKGREAYSQDLRDRVLRALERGERPTAIADRFEVSRGWVYQVRNRLTQTGGRSSLQIGGHRRSRLAGMEPTLRAWLKETGDLTLAELCTRLAAHGIAINVPALWHQLNTWQLTS, via the coding sequence ATGTCCGCCCTGGTACTCTTAGGAGGAAAAGGGAGGGAGGCCTATTCACAAGATCTACGGGATCGGGTGTTGCGAGCATTGGAACGTGGGGAGCGTCCGACAGCCATTGCCGACCGATTTGAAGTCAGCCGGGGTTGGGTGTATCAGGTGCGGAACCGGCTCACGCAGACGGGAGGGCGTAGCAGTCTGCAGATTGGGGGCCACCGGCGGTCTCGGTTGGCGGGGATGGAGCCGACGCTCCGGGCCTGGCTGAAAGAAACCGGCGATCTGACGCTCGCGGAGCTGTGCACGCGGCTGGCGGCACACGGAATCGCGATCAACGTGCCCGCGTTGTGGCATCAACTCAATACATGGCAGCTCACCTCTTGA
- a CDS encoding type II toxin-antitoxin system PemK/MazF family toxin: MPKTWTGSRWPSKVSSRTILLTIASMTTYRVGDIVSVNFPFADLHAQKRRPGLVLISDDIDLVVARITTHSPRHQSDVALTGWAASGLPHASTVRLTKLATIDHRLVHRIVGHLHPEDIRSVIQAWEQLTASIVTALSR; the protein is encoded by the coding sequence ATGCCGAAGACCTGGACTGGCAGTCGCTGGCCCTCGAAGGTTTCTTCCAGGACGATTCTCCTGACGATCGCATCTATGACCACTTATAGGGTCGGCGACATCGTTTCCGTGAACTTTCCCTTCGCCGACCTTCATGCGCAAAAGCGTAGGCCCGGTCTAGTGCTTATAAGCGATGATATCGACCTCGTCGTCGCCCGTATCACCACGCACTCTCCACGACATCAATCCGATGTCGCACTGACCGGCTGGGCTGCGAGCGGCTTGCCTCATGCATCGACCGTTCGTCTCACCAAGCTCGCCACAATAGACCATCGGCTCGTCCATCGTATTGTGGGGCATCTGCACCCGGAAGACATCCGGTCGGTCATCCAAGCCTGGGAGCAATTGACCGCAAGTATCGTGACCGCTCTGAGTCGGTAG